In the Aromatoleum bremense genome, one interval contains:
- a CDS encoding HD domain-containing phosphohydrolase, producing MNLRSAIGKLLGPASCGERDHELLASLLVMAWMVEARDPYTGGHLWRVSRYAELLASHAQLASAEVARVAVGGFLHDLGKICLPDAILRKPGALDAGEFATVRTHPEVGVRLLAAHPFAPLVRPAVALHHERPDGRGYPLGLADAALPLDARIVAICDAFDAMTSTRPYRTAMPIDAALDVVAAGLGGQFDAEFGARFLSLADTGALEHIAGHSDAGIPLQTCMMCGPTLVLARASAPGELVYCRACGGEYRVTADASGRLGVEPTGGRGDAHALQPEADVALIARVVQSAAARLPLQQMLESLPQDAPI from the coding sequence ATGAACCTGCGCAGCGCGATCGGAAAATTGCTGGGACCGGCGTCGTGCGGCGAACGCGACCACGAGCTGCTCGCCAGCCTGCTCGTGATGGCGTGGATGGTCGAGGCGCGCGACCCTTACACCGGCGGGCACCTGTGGCGCGTCTCGCGCTACGCCGAATTGCTCGCGTCGCACGCGCAGCTCGCCAGCGCGGAGGTCGCGCGCGTGGCCGTCGGCGGTTTTCTGCACGACCTCGGCAAGATCTGCCTTCCCGACGCGATCCTGAGAAAGCCCGGCGCGCTCGACGCCGGCGAGTTTGCGACGGTCCGCACCCATCCGGAAGTCGGGGTGAGGCTGCTCGCCGCCCATCCGTTCGCGCCGCTGGTGCGCCCGGCCGTGGCGCTGCATCACGAACGGCCCGACGGTCGCGGCTATCCGCTCGGGCTCGCCGACGCCGCGCTGCCGCTCGACGCCCGCATCGTCGCGATCTGCGACGCGTTCGACGCGATGACGAGCACCCGGCCGTACCGCACCGCGATGCCGATCGATGCGGCGCTCGACGTCGTCGCCGCCGGTCTGGGCGGGCAGTTCGACGCCGAGTTCGGTGCGCGCTTTCTGTCGCTCGCCGACACCGGGGCGCTCGAGCACATCGCCGGCCACAGCGATGCGGGCATCCCCTTGCAGACGTGCATGATGTGCGGCCCGACGCTCGTGCTCGCGCGCGCGAGCGCGCCAGGCGAGCTCGTGTACTGCCGTGCGTGCGGCGGCGAGTACCGCGTTACCGCCGACGCTTCCGGGCGCCTCGGCGTCGAGCCGACGGGCGGCCGCGGCGACGCCCACGCGTTGCAGCCGGAAGCGGACGTCGCGCTGATCGCGCGCGTCGTGCAATCGGCCGCCGCCCGCCTGCCGCTGCAGCAGATGCTCGAGAGCCTGCCCCAGGACGCCCCGATATGA
- the nrtS gene encoding nitrate/nitrite transporter NrtS: MTRAPALLRAACSPGIARAALKVSLVVGAMLNLVNQGPAIFAGERVDWLRSLLNFLVPYLVSSYSAALGTVRACRRNER; encoded by the coding sequence ATGACGCGGGCGCCGGCGCTGCTTCGCGCCGCCTGCAGTCCCGGCATCGCCCGCGCGGCGCTGAAGGTCTCGCTCGTCGTCGGCGCCATGCTGAACCTCGTCAATCAGGGGCCTGCGATCTTTGCGGGCGAACGCGTCGACTGGCTGCGCAGCCTGCTGAATTTCCTCGTGCCCTACCTCGTGTCGAGCTACAGTGCCGCACTCGGCACCGTCAGAGCATGCAGGAGGAATGAACGATGA
- a CDS encoding sigma-70 family RNA polymerase sigma factor encodes MSDSAHEAGAILWDDPSILAIRRDMLRFAQLQLRDAGAAEDMVQEALIAAISGAANFAGRAAFKTWMFAILRNKIVDHIRRASREVCGSDLVAAVDGDLEDFDALFDARGFWNLEDRPATWADPEASLSQQEFWAVFEACLNDLPEQIARVYMMREFLELETAEICRQLGITSNNCWVILHRARLGLRECLENRWFMKGAMS; translated from the coding sequence ATGAGCGACAGCGCGCACGAAGCCGGCGCAATTCTGTGGGACGACCCGTCGATCCTGGCGATCCGCCGCGACATGCTGCGCTTTGCGCAGCTGCAGCTGCGCGACGCGGGTGCGGCCGAAGACATGGTGCAGGAGGCGCTGATCGCGGCGATCAGCGGCGCCGCGAACTTTGCCGGGCGGGCCGCCTTCAAGACCTGGATGTTCGCGATCCTGCGCAACAAGATCGTCGATCACATCCGCCGCGCGTCGCGCGAGGTCTGTGGCTCGGACCTCGTCGCCGCCGTCGACGGCGATCTCGAGGATTTCGACGCGCTGTTCGACGCGCGCGGCTTCTGGAACCTGGAGGACCGCCCGGCGACCTGGGCCGATCCGGAAGCGTCGCTGTCGCAACAGGAGTTCTGGGCAGTGTTCGAGGCCTGCCTGAACGACCTGCCCGAGCAGATCGCCCGCGTCTACATGATGCGGGAGTTCCTGGAGCTGGAGACGGCCGAGATCTGCCGGCAGCTCGGCATCACGAGCAACAACTGCTGGGTGATCCTGCACCGCGCGCGCCTGGGCCTGCGCGAATGCCTCGAAAACCGCTGGTTCATGAAGGGGGCCATGTCATGA
- a CDS encoding zf-HC2 domain-containing protein translates to MMNCTQATRLMSEAHERELTLRERLALKYHRMMCIGCTNYGKHLGFLRKAARRLSEGRAGDGS, encoded by the coding sequence ATGATGAACTGCACGCAGGCGACGCGCCTGATGTCCGAGGCGCACGAGCGGGAGCTCACGTTGCGCGAGCGGCTCGCGCTGAAGTACCACCGCATGATGTGCATCGGCTGCACGAACTACGGCAAGCATTTGGGTTTCCTGCGCAAGGCGGCAAGGCGGCTGAGCGAGGGGCGCGCCGGCGACGGCTCCTGA